Within Pseudomonas paeninsulae, the genomic segment TTCGATTTCCGGCAGCGGGCCTTGGTCGCCTGGCAACACGTCAAGGCGCAAGGCGCCGGTCACTGGCTGCGGCAGGCGGATAACCAGTTCGCGGCTAGCAAAAAAATCCTGGCCTTCACGCAGGCTGAGTACGCTGCCGAGCAACTCGCCCTGCTGCGGCAGAAAAGGCTGGCCATGCAACTCGCCGTGCAACGCGATGGACAACTCCGCCGGGGCCTGCACCTCTGGCTTGAGCCACTGCAAGCTCAACAACGCATGCAGGCGCTGCGAATCCTGGCTGGCCAGCAAGCTCAAACCGACGATCAGCGGGATAAACCCCAGGGCGCTGAGGCCCAGAGCCTGACGCGCACTGCGCCAGTGGCGCAGCACATACAGCAGGGTGAACGGCGGCAGCAGACTCGCCCAGCCCCAGAGCAGACCGGTGCCGAAAGCGCGCATCACCAGCCAGACCAGACCGGCCAGAATCAGCAGAAAACCACCGAGGATCAGCAACGCATCCATTCACATTCCTTAACTAGATATACCGAGCGGATCGGGCCGCCATGGCAGACTCAAGGCTCGTCGACCTTGAAGTGCGCCCGCGCCGTGGCAATAGGCTCGGTTTGATTGGTTTGCCAGGCCGTAATTGCCACGTTGGCGACGCGTCGACCTTGCCGCCACACCTGGCACTGGGCATAGGTGTCACGATAATGACCGGCGCGCAGGTAATCTATCGAGAAGTCGATGATTTTCGGCAAATGTGGGATGCCCATGAACATCAACAAATGGAGCATGGCGGCATGTTCCATGAAGCCGGCGATCACCCCGCCGTGCAACGCCGGCAGGATCGGATTGCCGATATTGCCCTGATTGGCCGGTAGGTAGAAAACCATGTCTTCACCCCGCCGCGGGCATTGCATACCGAGTAATTTGGCATACGGCATCAGGCTGATCAACGAGTCGTAATCGCCACTTTCATGGGCCTGGGATAGCAACTGATTGAGCGTCAATTCACTCATGCGCCAGCCCTCCGAATATCACTTTTGGGTTGTTTATCACCCAGGACGCCCTTACCCATGCGCATGAAAGTGCCGACGACATGGGCAATCGGCTGCGTCGGGTCGTCCTGATAGGCATAACCGCGGGTGAAGATGATATTCGGCGTAACCCGGTAGCATTCGGCAAAACCGAACACGTCCTTGTTCGGCTCTGCCGGGTGCATGTAGTCGATACGCAGGTCGAGGGTTGGGCAAACCTCAAACGCAGCCAGCGCGCAAACAGTTGAAATGCCACAGGTGGTATCCATCAGGGTGGTTATCGCACCACCGTGAATCACCCCGGACTCCGGATCACCCACTATCTGCCTGCTATAGGGCAAACGCAGGGTCAAACCGAGGGGGCTGGCGTCATGCACCTGGATACCGAGCACCTGGCAATGACGCAGCGCCATCAAGAAGCGCTGCGCCTGCTCGAGAATGAGGATATTGCTCATCGATTCAGCCCACCACAACGACACCAAGGGCGCGCATGATAGCCTCTCACCGGACCATGGCATATTAGCGCAGTACTGAGAGGCAGTGAAAAGACTCCCACCCACTGCGGCCGCCTCCCGGCGTCCGCAGCTAACGATGCGCTACGAACACGTAGAGTCGGTCTTGCGACTGCCTTTCGCTATGTTCACAACCTCTAAAGTTGAATCCCTAAACGCCATTGGCAGGGAACTTAGTCGCACAGGTCATACTCGAAGAGGCTATGCCTGAGGCAACTCAGCCATCATAAATATCTACAAGGAATATTGACCGTGCAAAAACCAT encodes:
- a CDS encoding PaaI family thioesterase, yielding MSNILILEQAQRFLMALRHCQVLGIQVHDASPLGLTLRLPYSRQIVGDPESGVIHGGAITTLMDTTCGISTVCALAAFEVCPTLDLRIDYMHPAEPNKDVFGFAECYRVTPNIIFTRGYAYQDDPTQPIAHVVGTFMRMGKGVLGDKQPKSDIRRAGA
- a CDS encoding PaaI family thioesterase, giving the protein MSELTLNQLLSQAHESGDYDSLISLMPYAKLLGMQCPRRGEDMVFYLPANQGNIGNPILPALHGGVIAGFMEHAAMLHLLMFMGIPHLPKIIDFSIDYLRAGHYRDTYAQCQVWRQGRRVANVAITAWQTNQTEPIATARAHFKVDEP